One part of the Arabidopsis thaliana chromosome 1 sequence genome encodes these proteins:
- a CDS encoding Phototropic-responsive NPH3 family protein (Phototropic-responsive NPH3 family protein; FUNCTIONS IN: signal transducer activity; INVOLVED IN: response to light stimulus; LOCATED IN: cellular_component unknown; EXPRESSED IN: cultured cell; CONTAINS InterPro DOMAIN/s: NPH3 (InterPro:IPR004249), BTB/POZ fold (InterPro:IPR011333); BEST Arabidopsis thaliana protein match is: Phototropic-responsive NPH3 family protein (TAIR:AT3G26490.1); Has 888 Blast hits to 861 proteins in 30 species: Archae - 0; Bacteria - 0; Metazoa - 6; Fungi - 0; Plants - 877; Viruses - 0; Other Eukaryotes - 5 (source: NCBI BLink).), translating to MKFMKLGSRPDTFYTSEDLRCVSSEVSSDFTIEVSGSRYLLHKFPLLSKCLRLQRMCSESPESIIQLPEFPGGVEAFELCAKFCYGITITISAYNIVAARCAAEYLQMSEEVEKGNLVYKLEVFFNSCILNGWRDSIVTLQTTKAFPLWSEDLAITSRCIEAIASKVLSHPSKVSLSHSHSRRVRDDDMSSNRAAASSRGWWAEDIAELGIDLYWRTMIAIKSGGKVPASLIGDALRVYASKWLPTLQRNRKVVKKKEDSDSDSDTDTSSKHRLLLESIISLLPAEKGAVSCSFLLKLLKAANILNASTSSKMELARRVALQLEEATVSDLLIPPMSYKSELLYDVDIVATILEQFMVQGQTSPPTSPLRGKKGMMDRRRRSRSAENIDLEFQESRRSSSASHSSKLKVAKLVDGYLQQIARDVNLPLSKFVTLAESVPEFSRLDHDDLYRAIDIYLKAHKNLNKSERKRVCRVLDCKKLSMEACMHAAQNEMLPLRVVVQVLFYEQARAAAATNNGEKNTTELPSNIKALLAAHNIDPSNPNAAAFSTTTSIAAPEDRWSVSGLKSPKSKLSGTLRSKLAEDEEVDERFMNGDGGRTPSRFKAFCAIPGRPKKMFSKLLSINRNSSDKNC from the exons ATGAAGTTTATGAAACTTGGATCTCGTCCTGACACTTTCTACACTTCTGAAGATTTAAG ATGTGTGTCCTCTGAAGTTTCCAGTGATTTTACTATTGAAGTGTCAGGAAGCAGATATCTTCTTCACAAG TTTCCACTGCTCTCAAAATGCTTGAGGCTTCAAAGAATGTGCTCTGAATCTCCAGAATCCATCATCCAACTTCCAGAGTTTCCAGGAGGAGTGGAGGCCTTTGAGCTCTGTGCCAAATTCTGCTACGGAATAACGATAACTATCAGCGCGTATAACATCGTAGCAGCGAGATGTGCAGCAGAGTATCTTCAGATGTCAGAGGAGGTTGAGAAAGGTAACTTGGTGTACAAGCTTGaagttttcttcaattcttgCATCCTTAATGGATGGAGAGACTCCATAGTCACACTTCAGACCACGAAAGCGTTTCCTTTGTGGTCTGAAGATCTCGCTATCACTAGTAGGTGCATTGAGGCCATAGCCTCTAAGGTTTTATCTCATCCATCCAAAGTGTCTCTCTCACATAGTCATTCTAGGAGGGTTAGGGATGATGACATGTCTTCTAACAGAGCTGCTGCTTCGAGTAGAGGATGGTGGGCTGAAGATATCGCGGAGTTGGGGATAGATCTTTATTGGAGGACTATGATTGCTATTAAATCCGGTGGCAAAGTACCCGCTAGTCTTATCGGTGATGCTCTTAGAGTTTACGCCTCTAAATGGCTTCCTACTTTACAAAGAAACCGGAAAGtagtcaaaaagaaagaggattCTGACTCAGATTCGGATACCGATACTTCATCGAAGCATAGATTGTTGTTGGAGTCCATTATAAGCTTGCTTCCAGCTGAGAAAGGCGCGGTTTCTTGCAGTTTCTTGCTTAAACTCTTGAAAGCAGCCAATATCTTAAACGCATCAACGTCTTCTAAGATGGAATTAGCAAGAAGGGTAGCTCTTCAACTAGAAGAAGCAACGGTTAGCGACTTGTTAATACCTCCAATGTCATACAAATCCGAATTGTTATACGATGTGGACATTGTCGCGACTATCTTGGAACAGTTTATGGTCCAAGGACAGACTAGTCCACCAACAAGTCCTTTAAGAGGTAAAAAGGGAATGAtggatagaagaagaagatctcgTTCGGCGGAGAATATTGATCTTGAGTTTCAAGAAAGTAGAAGATCATCCTCTGCTTCTCATAGCTCAAAGCTTAAGGTAGCTAAGCTTGTGGATGGATATCTTCAACAGATTGCTAGAGATGTGAATTTACCGCTCTCAAAGTTTGTTACTTTAGCTGAAAGTGTCCCTGAATTTTCAAGACTTGATCATGATGATCTCTATAGAGCCATTGACATATATCTCAAG GCTCATAAGAATTTGAATAAATCAGAAAGGAAGAGAGTTTGTAGAGTATTGGACTGCAAGAAACTATCAATGGAAGCATGTATGCACGCAGCGCAAAACGAGATGCTTCCGCTTAGAGTAGTGGTCCAAGTCCTCTTTTACGAGCAAGCACGAGCCGCTGCAGCTACGAACAACGGTGAAAAGAACACGACTGAACTTCCTAGCAACATCAAAGCACTCCTAGCAGCACACAACATCGACCCTTCTAATCCAAATGCAGCCGCTTTCAGCACGACAACAAGTATCGCTGCACCAGAAGATCGATGGAGCGTCTCGGGTCTCAAATCACCTAAATCAAAGCTATCAGGTACACTGAGAAGCAAGCTAGCTGAAGATGAAGAGGTAGACGAAAGGTTCATGAATGGGGACGGAGGAAGAACTCCGTCTCGGTTTAAGGCTTTTTGTGCAATCCCTGGCCGTCCTAAGAAGATGTTTAGCAAGCTCTTGTCCATCAACAGAAACTCAAGCGacaaaaactgttaa
- a CDS encoding uncharacterized protein (unknown protein; FUNCTIONS IN: molecular_function unknown; INVOLVED IN: biological_process unknown; LOCATED IN: chloroplast; EXPRESSED IN: 21 plant structures; EXPRESSED DURING: 12 growth stages; BEST Arabidopsis thaliana protein match is: unknown protein (TAIR:AT1G24577.1).) has product MEKVQQMTNNKGIMKVEIHSHFNSAVEVGSRGLSRQTSMTKTNCLCSPTTHPGSFRCRIHRSLSLQRTKSIEAASLLDSPPKPADSPSTAT; this is encoded by the coding sequence ATGGAGAAGGTGCAACAAATGACAAACAACAAAGGAATCATGAAGGTTGAAATTCATAGCCATTTCAATTCTGCGGTGGAAGTGGGTTCCCGTGGGCTATCTCGTCAGACAAGCATGACCAAGACCAACTGCCTTTGCTCACCAACCACTCACCCTGGTTCTTTCCGGTGTAGGATTCACCGTTCTCTTTCGTTGCAACGTACCAAGAGTATCGAGGCTGCATCTCTATTGGATTCTCCACCAAAGCCAGCGGATTCCCCTAGTACCGCTACATAG
- a CDS encoding uncharacterized protein (unknown protein; BEST Arabidopsis thaliana protein match is: unknown protein (TAIR:AT1G24600.1); Has 22 Blast hits to 22 proteins in 5 species: Archae - 0; Bacteria - 0; Metazoa - 0; Fungi - 0; Plants - 22; Viruses - 0; Other Eukaryotes - 0 (source: NCBI BLink).), with product MENKTDNGNEDGPIIHSQVEKIKKEFEKIRQPSLQQPEMRRVLSEIKRRQRSRSPLGLGERSISVGN from the coding sequence ATGGAGAACAAGACCGATAATGGAAACGAGGATGGTCCAATAATACATAGCCAAGttgagaagataaagaaagagttTGAGAAGATAAGACAACCGTCGCTGCAGCAACCGGAGATGAGGAGGGTTCTTAGCGAGATCAAAAGGCGTCAACGTTCACGTTCTCCTCTTGGTTTAGGGGAGAGATCTATTTCCGTTGGGAATTGA
- a CDS encoding Golgi transport complex protein-like protein (Golgi transport complex protein-related; LOCATED IN: chloroplast; EXPRESSED IN: 23 plant structures; EXPRESSED DURING: 13 growth stages; CONTAINS InterPro DOMAIN/s: Conserved oligomeric Golgi complex, subunit 5 (InterPro:IPR019465); Has 4471 Blast hits to 590 proteins in 146 species: Archae - 0; Bacteria - 79; Metazoa - 393; Fungi - 221; Plants - 65; Viruses - 7; Other Eukaryotes - 3706 (source: NCBI BLink).), protein MALPPSSPSPSSPSLQRLSTFKNPPPSSLSSGAPPPQTPSSSSSSPLDSFATDPILSPFLSSSFSSASFSSAALASGSPASTAERLHQAIRLLDSQLRNDVISRHPELLAQLSSLSHADVSLSSLRSSVSSLQSSIRRVRSDLSEPIKSIRSKSVQLSNLHTATELLSHSVRTLRLSKKLRDLADFPDPDKIDLTKAAQFHFEILTMCKEYDLFGIDVIDEEIKFVTEIGEKLRSEAMKVLERGMEGLNQAEVGTGLQVFYNLGELKSTVDQLVNKYKGMAVKSVSVAMDMKAITSGSGGGFGPGGIRSSGSPHIGGGAKVREALWQRMASCMEQLCSLVVAVWHLQRVLSKKRDPFTHVLLLDEVIKEGDSMLTDRVWDALVKAFTSQMKSAYTASSFVKEIFTMGYPKLVSMIENLLERISRDTDVKGVLPAINLERKEQMVACIAIFQTAFLSLCFGRLSDLVNSIFPMSSRGSLPSKEQISQVLSHIQDEIEAVHPDARLTLLVLREIGKALSNLAQRAECQISTGPETRQISGPATSTQIRNFTLCQHLQGIHTHISSMVADLPSIATDVLSPYLAAIYDAACEPVTPLFKAMRDKLESCILQIHDQNFGADDADMDNNASSYMEELQRSILHFRKEFLSRLLPSAANANTAGTESICTRLTRQMASRVLIFYIRHASLVRPLSEWGKLRMAKDMAELELAVGQNLFPVEQLGAPYRALRAFRPLVFLETSQMGSSPLINDLPPSIVLHHLYTRGPDELESPMQKNRLSPKQYSLWLDNQREDQIWKGIKATLDDYAVKIRSRGDKEFSPVYPLMLQIGSSLTQENL, encoded by the exons ATGGCACTACCTCCATCGTCTCCTTCACCATCATCTCCATCTCTTCAACGTCTCTCCACCTTCAAAAACCCTCCTCCTTCTTCACTCTCCTCCGGCGCACCACCACCACAAACACcgtcatcttcctcttcttcgccGCTCGATTCTTTTGCCACCGATCCAATCCTCTCCCCATTCCTctcatcttccttctcctccgCATCATTCTCCTCCGCCGCTCTCGCTTCTGGATCTCCGGCCTCCACCGCCGAACGTCTCCACCAAGCAATCCGCCTCCTCGATTCACAGCTCCGTAATGACGTCATCTCTCGTCACCCTGAATTGCTCGCTcagctctcttctctctcacacgCCGAtgtatctctctcttctctccgaTCCTCCGTCTCTTCACTCCAATCTTCAATTCGCCGTGTCAGATCCGACCTCTCTGAACCGATCAAATCGATCCGATCTAAATCTGTTCAGCTATCTAATCTCCATACAGCTACTGAGTTACTATCTCACTCCGTTCGTACGCTTCGTCTCTCTAAGAAGCTTCGAGATCTAGCGGATTTTCCTGATCCAGATAAGATCGATCTCACTAAAGCTGCACAGTTCCATTTCGAGATCTTAACAATGTGTAAAGAGTATGATCTCTTTGGCATTGATGTGATTGATGAGGAAATCAAGTTTGTTACTGAGATTGGAGAGAAATTGAGATCTGAAGCTATGAAGGTGTTGGAGAGAGGCATGGAAGGGTTGAATCAAGCTGAAGTTGGGACTGGTTTGCAAGTTTTCTATAACCTTGGAGAGCTTAAGTCTACGGTGGATCAATTGGTGAATAAGTATAAGGGAATGGCTGTGAAGAGTGTGAGTGTTGCTATGGATATGAAAGCTATTACTTCTGGCTCAGGTGGTGGCTTCGGGCCTGGTGGGATTAGGTCTAGCGGATCACCGCATATTGGTGGTGGTGCTAAAGTTAGGGAGGCGTTGTGGCAGAGGATGGCTAGTTGTATGGAACAGTTGTGTTCACTTGTAGTTGCTGTGTGGCATTTGCAGCGTGTACTGTCTAAGAAGAGGGATCCATTTACTCATGTCCTTCTTCTTGACGAAGTCATCAAG GAAGGCGATTCTATGTTAACCGATAGAGTCTGGGATGCACTTGTGAAGGCTTTTACTAGCCAAATGAAGTCTGCATACACAGCTTCGAGttttgtaaaagaaatattCACCATGGGATATCCGAAGCTTGTGTCTATGATAGAAAATCTTCTTGAAAGGATTTCTCGTGATACAGATGTTAAAGGAGTGTTACCTGCCATTAATTTAGAAAGGAAAGAACAAATGGTTGCATGCATTGCTATATTCCAGACTGCTTTCTTATCCCTATGCTTTGGCCGCTTGTCAGACCTTGTAAACTCGATATTCCCTATGTCGAGCCGTGGGAGTTTACCTTCGAAAGAACAGATTTCACAGGTATTATCACACATTCAAGATGAGATTGAGGCTGTTCATCCAGATGCTCGTTTGACTCTTCTAGTTTTGCGTGAGATAGGCAAGGCCCTTAGTAACCTAGCTCAACGAGCTGAGTGCCAG ATTTCTACAGGCCCTGAGACGCGGCAGATATCAGGTCCTGCGACTTCAACACAGATCAGGAACTTCACATTATGTCAGCATCTGCAAGGAATCCACACACATATCTCATCCATGGTAGCGGACCTTCCCAGTATTGCTACTGATGTATTGTCTCCTTATCTGGCTGCAATCTATGATGCGGCATGTGAGCCAGTTACACCTTTGTTTAAAGCAATGCGAGACAAGCTCGAGTCATGCATTCTTCAAATCCATGATCAAAACTTTGGTGCTGATGACGCTGACATGGACAACAACGCTTCCTCATACATGGAGGAGTTGCAGAGATCGATTCTTCACTTCCGCAAGGAGTTCCTATCTAGACTATTGCCTTCCGCAGCAAATGCTAACACTGCAGGAACAGAATCGATCTGCACAAGACTCACAAGACAAATGGCGTCAAGGGTTTTGATCTTCTACATCAGACATGCATCCCTTGTGCGACCACTTTCAGAATGGGGAAAACTCAGAATGGCCAAAGACATGGCCGAGCTGGAACTAGCAGTGGGACAGAATCTATTTCCCGTGGAACAACTCGGAGCACCGTACAGAGCTCTTAGAGCGTTTAGGCCTTTGGTTTTCCTGGAAACATCTCAAATGGGATCATCTCCTCTCATCAATGATCTACCACCGAGCATCGTCCTACATCATCTCTACACAAGAGGCCCAGACGAGTTAGAGTCACCGATGCAGAAGAACAGACTAAGTCCTAAACAGTACTCACTGTGGCTTGATAACCAAAGAGAGGATCAGATCTGGAAAGGGATAAAAGCAACTTTGGATGATTATGCAGTGAAGATCAGATCGAGAGGGGACAAAGAGTTTAGTCCAGTTTATCCTCTAATGCTTCAAATTGGTTCATCTTTAACACAAGAAAACTTATAA
- the ABCI17 gene encoding non-intrinsic ABC protein 3 (non-intrinsic ABC protein 3 (NAP3); FUNCTIONS IN: transporter activity; INVOLVED IN: phosphate transport; LOCATED IN: plasma membrane; EXPRESSED IN: 23 plant structures; EXPRESSED DURING: 13 growth stages; CONTAINS InterPro DOMAIN/s: Phosphate transport system permease protein 1 (InterPro:IPR005670), ATPase, AAA+ type, core (InterPro:IPR003593), ABC transporter-like (InterPro:IPR003439), ABC transporter, conserved site (InterPro:IPR017871); BEST Arabidopsis thaliana protein match is: P-glycoprotein 7 (TAIR:AT5G46540.1); Has 422748 Blast hits to 381356 proteins in 3991 species: Archae - 7530; Bacteria - 326504; Metazoa - 9961; Fungi - 7250; Plants - 4967; Viruses - 18; Other Eukaryotes - 66518 (source: NCBI BLink).), translated as MPSLWSNESDGSLREHLVDVVVSGSEPKIRVHDLTRVADDGSRILKGVTIDIPKGMIVGVIGPSGSGKSTFLRSLNRLWEPPESTVFLDGEDITNVDVIALRRRVGMLFQLPVLFQGTVADNVRYGPNLRGEKLSDEEVYKLLSLADLDASFAKKTGAELSVGQAQRVALARTLANEPEVLLLDEPTSALDPISTENIEDVIVKLKKQRGITTVIVSHSIKQIQKVADIVCLVVDGEIVEVLKPSELSHATHPMAQRFLQLSS; from the exons ATGCCATCACTTTGGTCTAACGAATCCGATGGATCATTACGAGAGCATCTTGTGGATGTTGTTGTGTCTGGTTCAGAACCAAAGATTCGGGTACATGATCTGACCCGAGTCGCCGATGATGGATCTCGGATCTTGAAAGGAGTTACGATAGATATACCAAAAGGTATGATCGTTGGTGTGATTGGACCTAGTGGAAGTGGAAAGTCAACGTTTTTGAGATCTCTGAATCGTCTTTGGGAACCACCGGAGTCAACTGTGTTCTTGGACGGTGAAGATATAACCAACGTTGATGTTATTGCTCTTCGTCGTAGAGTTGGAATGCTTTTTCAGCTTCCTGTTCTTTTTCAAg GGACTGTTGCGGATAATGTGAGATATGGTCCGAATTTGAGAGGGGAGAAACTAAGTGACGAAGAGGTTTATAAGCTGCTAAGTCTTGCAGACCTTGATGCTTCCTTTGCTAAGAAGACTGGTGCAGAGTTATCTGTGGGTCAAGCTCAACGAGTAGCACTTGCAAGGACTCTAGCCAACGAGCCTGAGGTGTTGCTGCTCGATGAACCAACAAGTGCTCTTGATCCGATATCGACAGAGAACATTGAGGATGTTATAGTGAAactgaagaagcagagaggGATTACTACTGTGATTGTTTCTCACAGTATCAAGCAGATTCAGAAAGTTGCTGATATCGTTTGCCTTGTTGTCGACGGAGAGATTGTTGAAGTTCTTAAACCAAGTGAGCTTTCGCACGCTACGCATCCAATGGCACAGAGGTTTCTTCAACTCAGTTCTTGA